The Halotia branconii CENA392 region CAAAAATAACTGGGACTAGTTATTAAATTCAACACAATTAAGAATAAATTCACTGCTAAGTAAGAAACCAAATGTCCCCAAAAGCTTCTGCGTCGAGAAGTATTAAGTCTGCGCTGCAAACGTTCTTCTTTTTGTTGAATTAACCACTTTTGTTCAGTTTTTTCCAAAACATTGGCGGAAATACCTAATTCAGCTGCCATTTCTAAAAGTTGTTCTCGTGAAAATTCTCCTTTGTGTTTACGAGCTAGTGCTACTTGCAGGATTTTTTCCACATCTTCCGAATCATAAGTCATTGTAATTACCTTATAAAGTTGTGTGTAAATGCGCGGTTAATTCCACAAAGTTCTCAATTTACTTCGATAAATTCAATTAGCGATCGCATCCACGTTTTGCACCCAATACTTAGTTGCATTCACAACCTGATTATTTTCTCACCATTGACTGATGACTACTGTATTTGTCAATACGTCTATATTAATTTCGTCTGAAATTTCAACTGTAAAAATCAAATTAAAAGTAATTTGCTAACTCAAAAATATTCAATATTTTAATTGTTTT contains the following coding sequences:
- a CDS encoding 2TM domain-containing protein; the encoded protein is MTYDSEDVEKILQVALARKHKGEFSREQLLEMAAELGISANVLEKTEQKWLIQQKEERLQRRLNTSRRRSFWGHLVSYLAVNLFLIVLNLITSPSYFWAIFPLLGWGLGLFFHWWSVHQSKIEN